GGGTGAACACAAATAGGGACAGTATGTGCATCATCTAGGAGTGCTGCAAGAACACGATTCCCAGCTGAGAGGATCCAAATGTGTCTGTCTCCTGTGCTTGCATGTTGGCATGAAAGAGAGAAGTGACAGCGTTAAATATAATGTATTTGGAATAAATCAGGGTTATATTCCTTAGCTGCTTCAAGCAAGTTTTCGATATGTAGGTCACCCCATCAACTGATGTAAATTGGCATAGCTTCACTGAAGGTGCTGGAGCTGATGGATTTTGATGTGCTGAACATCTGGCCCCGTGTGATTGCACTCCTTCCCTGCATGGAGCTCTGCATGCAGGTAGAAAGAAGAAGCCTAAGCAGAGGTCCTGTTCGTATTTTCCAATCTGGGACATCATCAGAGGCTGTTTGCTCTAAAAGGTGACAGAAGATGTGGAGTTTGGGCCCCTATGTAGTATTTGCAGCTCTGTTGCTAACACTTGGTGCTGGGCAGTTTGCCCTCTTAGTTCCGGCATCCCTTGCTTTACCTACTGTATGTAGCAgtacttttatttaattactgCCTCAATACCAAGGGCATTAATTAAGGTCATAGCTGCAACAAGGGAAATTCTGCTTGGACATAGCaggagaacaacaacaaaacagcgAGAGCGGTGCCGCCCTGGGGCACATTCCCAGCGTGGTGTGGGATCTCCATCCCTGGGGATGCTCGGGGCCCGAGTGGGCAACGTGGAGTCAGCGTTGGACTGGAAGGGGACACTTTCCTGAAGTAACAGGGAGCTCTGGATGTACAGCTCCAACACTCACAGCCCGCTTGAATTCGTTGTTAATCTGGCCCTTATCGCAGCGTTTGTGGAGGAAAGTCGTTGTTCAGAGGTTTTCATATGCTGTGGTATGCACTTTGTATTTCACTTCAGAGTGTAACCTTCCATGTACTCCAGGAGAACCATTTTCAGAGCTAATTGCTGAACGCTGCAGATGCAATACTTCAAATGGGTTACGTTAGATAAGAGTTTTTgtcaaagaggaagaaatgttcTGGAGGCAAAATACTGTTTAGGGAATATTGATTTGCATGATTTTCACTTCAGTTCATGGTTAAAATGGATTCTTGAGCTGAGCCGTGTTTTTAGGGGAGCGTGAGCTGAAGTCTGTTGGTGATTTTGTTCTCAAATCGTCAAACTTCGGTTGGCTTTGGGTCAAACTATGCCAAAGATCttctcatttgaaaacaaaccttGCGTCTTCTCAGAGATGGGAGGATGCTTTGGAGTTCTCATTGTCCCCTTTCTTATTTCCCTTGGACAATCCTCTCCACCCTTCTGTAAGATCAGGAGCAGTGTCAGCGATCCTCCTACCTGCCTCAGTTATTGTAGAAATTAAGTGAAGAATATTTGTGCGGTGCTCGGTATCGTGTTTGTACAAAGGTGCTCTAAGACGACGCTGCACTACtggcactgcaggagctgccatcTCTCACACATGGGCTTCAGGAGTTAATCAACTTTGGCAGAACTCAGACATTCGCTGTTGTAGCTTTTATTACTTATATTGAGAATACAGACCAGCTCTGTGAGTGCTGTTAGCTGTAGCTTTGTTGGCCCCATAGATCAACGTTATAGCACAAAGTATCTATGTAAGAAGTTCAGTGCTGTTTCGAAGGTGTTGGAAAGCAACTAGATATAACATTTGagtttaaaatctttttgtcCCATGTAGGTGAATGTTGATGACTGAGAGAGAAGGGATAAACCAGAGTGTTTTACAGCAACCCAGCAGAACCAAAGGTATCTATGTTTGTTTTCCACAATTCTATTGAAGTGTCTTTAATTCCTTTGTCATCattatttggttgtttttaaaggaaggcTGTGGATTCAcagcttcaaaataaaagagattgAGAGTGACGTGCACATGAGTCCGGTCACaaacagtgacagcagaagtGTGAGCGTGGAGCTGTGCTCAGTCAGCAGAGCATCAGGAGAGTGAATCTGGGGCTCTGAAGGCAGGAGTCGGGCTCTTCTGAAagctggcacttggtcttgttgaacctcctgcagctgccctgagCCCAGCCACGCTGCCTGGCCGCATCCCTCCATCGGGCCTTCCTTCCCCCAGGCACACCAGtccttcctcccagctcagtgtcatctgcaaaattacTGAGGGTGGGATGTACTGTGCCAATGTTACCTGCATTCTCCGGGCCTGGACTCTCTGTCATTTTTAGGCAGATATCAGACATTCAGCATGTGAGCAGTGCTGAACTCTCCAGCAGTCAGTGGCTCAGGAAAATGTGGAGATCGCTTCTAATTCCACTACTGAGCATCAGTTCCCTTCTCTTTCAGGATCTGCCAATACTGGCGAAGTCCTTTCTCTGAACCAGACAACAGAAGCTGCTGTCCCAGTTCGTGGTTGCTCCTTCCCACTGGCAAACAGCTGGGGGGGATCTGCTCTCAGGTGAGATGTTCAGCATTCAGTCAATGGAAgtgattatcttttttttttcttctattggAAGACCTTTGCTAATCGTGATTTGAAGTGATAATTAAGAGCTAAAAAACCTCATAGCCTGTTGCCAGGCTCACAAATCCATTGCTTCTGcatagttgattttttttccctgtttctgttctttgagtTTTCATTGTTTCAATTAGCTCCTGCTACATCTTATGCCTTATTGCAGCTAACATTGAGCTCAGCTGTGAATTTCACACTAACTCTGAAGGCAGTACTGTGTCAGAAGGGAGTTTTGGTGGGGTGCTGGTGCTTGTGCAGGTTACAGAAGGAGAACGAAGAACATCAGGTTGGGTTCAGTACTGAATGATCGCATCATGTAGAGGTAACGCAAAGAACTAATCCgagacaggaacagaaaaagaagttatcTTCTGCAACACAGAAAGTCAGgtagaatgaaaagcaaacctGAAAGCAGTGAATCTGTTTTACatcagtgcaggcagagcagtgccACCTGGGATTAGCTTGGCCATCAGCAGCGCTCAGTGCTGCAGATAACATGAGTGCCATAGCAACAAATTTTTAACTTGAAATTCCTGGCTGCAAGGGTGTGCGTTAACTAGGAAATGGGCTGGtgtttctctggaaaaaaaactccctttattttattttttcacccACCATCCTGCTCAGAAAACTGACTTCTTTTTGAAGTCCTTAATCAAGCATGAACATTTAGCGTTAGGGCAGATGCTGTCATTTTCTTCCGACCCCTTCAGCAAAAGCCCGAGTGGAATGTGTTGCATTGAGCCCTGAGGTTGTAGGATGGGTCGTCAGCGATGAGCAGCAGCCAAACCTGCAGCACATGCCCAAGGACTTGCAGGCAGATGAGTCACGTGTTGCAGGGGCCAAGTTTAATCCCAGAGAGAATGTTACAACACAGGAAGAAAGCCCTGAAAATAACAGGAATTGGTACAGTATTTGGGCCGTAAACACAAGTTAGAACAGTCTGGGTATTTGCTCTAATCCTCTCTGATTCTATTTTGAATTGCAATGTTCCTACTTGCTAAAccactttctgtttttacactttttttacCGTGACATAAGGAGGAGGGATATTTTGGAAACTGGAAAACTGCCGCTTGCACCAGAATGGCATGCCACtaatttctgcagcttttttgaAGGGAGCATTGCCACCCGGCGAGCTCTGTCAGCCTCCTCTAGGATTCCCCATAGAAATCCCCACCCTCCTACAAGAGGAGCCGTGCCCCAGGTGAGAGGAGTTCTGTTTGCAAGCTCTCACCTGCTTCAAGTTAGGTCCTTGAAAATGATGCTCTGAGTATTTGAGAGGGCAAGGGGTTAATGTGCTGATGGGCTCTTCCTTGGTGAGCAGCAGCAATTCAGAGGGCCCAAACGTGGCCAACAGATGATGAGCACGCCCTTAATGTGGCCAGGATGAAACACTgatgtgcagatttttttaattatttttttattttattttttttagttttatcttTTTACCTGACTAGAAATTTGGGAAAGTGGTTTAATGTCAGCTAGAAGGTTTTAATGGAGgcctggaagaagaaataaaaaccttcCTGTGTCCACTTGTTTCTTAGGTACGCCACATTACCCACAGCCAGCCTTGCCACTCCCAGAGAAAGTTTGTGTAAGTCctaaaataattccatttcGCTGTCCCACAAATATTCCCATTTGGTCAGCCTTATATAGAGTAATTACTGTTTAACATGGCAGTGCAGCTGGGTCAGGGCTTATTTTGGAGTAGGAGATATAAAAAGCTgtttgtaaaaaaagaaaaaaagtaaaaaagaccGTGTTTGTCAATCTGTCATTCTAAACAAATGAGCCTAGAAACTCGTTAGTTTACCGATTCTCTCCGTTTTAAGAGTCAGCATTCATGAGAGCCGCCGGCATGGGCACCAGAGGCACTCCTGGCTCATGCAGCACTTCAATTATAAAAATAGAATGGAGAGGAAGCCAGGTGTTGTGGTGACGCTGAGAAAGGGCTGTGGGGTGGCACGTGCTGAGGGAAGGGCAGAAAGCTGTGACCAATGGACACGGGGGAAGCTCAGGCTTTTTGTGGGCAGGTGCAACGTGCGAGCGCCGGGGAAAGGCATCTTGAAGGAAGCGTCTTGGCTCCGTGCTCCCAGTCAAGCAggtctttgcattttctgtgccTGAAGCActgtgcacagagcaggcagctcaTTCCCACAGCTGCGCTGTGGTGTAATTAGCTCTGTTTTACAGCTGGGGAAACCAAGGCAGTGAAAGTATTGAGTTGCTCCCGACGACCTGGTGAGTCATATCTTGGGTTTGAACTCAGGATTTGCTGGCTCTTGTAACTTCTGTGCGTTTTTTTTTCAGGCCGTGCTGAGTCAAACGTCAAAGTTCCTCCTGATTGTAATAACTttgcatatgtgtatatatttaatatacactcgtgtattttatttttgtgcatatAGGctatgtgtgtgtatacagctagaaaaaaaagaaaacgtgACTGTGTATACGCACGTGTCGTTTCTTACCGGCTCCTAAAATACAGGTGTCTCTGTGGGAAACCAGTTCTGAAGCTGTTTATTGTACGATAGTTCAGGAAGTTGAGAGTATTGTGTTCTCTTCCATGATTTCCCATGCTGGGTAGCTCGTTTCACCTCAAAAATTAGCATCTCAGCCTGTTTCACAGAAGACCCCAATATTTATAGTAATCATAGGAAAGAATGTTGTCCGCTGGGACggagcaggaggctgtggatCAGGACTCAGGGTTTGGTTGTCTTTTTCTACTCATTTTATGGCCTGGGACTGTTCTTATCACTCTTCTGTGCCTCTGTTTAATAGCAAAATGGGACCAGTAACATTGAGTTACCTTGCGTAGAACTACTAAAAGATGAAATTGAAGTTTGGAGACCTTTTAGTCGCCTTTGGCATCAGAGAAACAGAGCAGTTATGAGATGTGTTCCTGTGGTTTGGCTTTATTAATAATATGAACTCCTTCAGAAATTGTACTAATGAAATGAAGCTGGGAAACAAACCAGAAGCAGATAAAGACAGAAGCTGAAACCCTTCATGAGCCGTTAGACAATGTACTAAGAAGGGATGGCTATATTCTTGCATTGTTTCTtgtaaaaattctgaaatgcatACAGAAAATAGATTTCTCTATGGAACAAAAATTAGCAGAACGCTGacattccaatatttttttaaagcaagacaGATCTGGAAAGAAATATACTGGGAATTAcgaaaatgtttcaaaatgaaaagttgaAAGTAAAGTTGAACAAAACCTCTTGGCTCAGAAATGGCTCTCGGGTTCCTTGACTCCTTCTCCGCCAGCTATGCCGGACTGCTGGTGCATGGCAGCCTGAAAGCCCTGAGGTCCAAGCTGTGAGCCAGAAACAGATATATCATAAGCAGGATTGGTGTGGAAGCAGACCTGTGAACACAAGTGTTCCTCTGCTTGAGCTCCAGCTTTGTCTCCTTTGCCAGCGCTGCTGCGTATGGCTGTTGAGGCTGTCCAGCATGTCTCAGTATTGCTATGAGACGAATGATAGCAGAAGATGTCTGAGCACCCTGCATCCCTGGGAAAGGCACAGAGGTTTAATTTCCCTCCTTCCCTATGTTTGCTGTCATCCGTTGGGCTTATATTCATGTTGCTTATATTAATGCTTCTTATTGTTGTTGCCCCAGGTTGTGCCTGCTGCAGGTTGGACGTGAAGAAGTGCACATCCctctttttttgccttcttgCTGCAGACTCATTCAACAAGGCCATTCAGGACTGAATTCATTTCCAGGTAAGGGAGAACCCCTTCCTACTTAGGTGGTGAAGTGGTCAATTGAAAATGAACTGATCACCATGATAATCAAAGCAGCATAGGTTGTAGCATACCAGCTTCACCTTTGTGTAGAGTATTTCCTACGTGTTCCTGGTAAGAATCTAATTGGTCCAGATAAATGTTGTTGTGTAGGCACTAAGAGTAAGTAGAAAAGAAGTCTGATCCCAGGCCATCAGGGACAGAATCTTTTTTCGTTGTAGGATGCTTCTTGAATTAGTCTAAAAGAGCTCTCACTTTATTTAAGAGGTTTTTATTGATCCACAAGGCTTCCTTCGTTGGTTCTATCTTCTTGAGTGGCTGAAGCAGACCTAGCTTACGATGGGAGTTCTTATTTGAGTTCATTTCTATCGTCTCAGTTGTTGCtaaatttcatgcttttcttctctggaaaggGGCACATggtttagagagaaaaaaaagtgtacgTTTTCTTCCAGtccattaattttctttcatggaGCTCTGTACCAGTTTGAGTGCACAATTGGGAGGAATCAAAACACAGACATCTAGACTATTACATAAGACCAAAAAGAGAACGGAGTTGTTTTGAAGCCGAATATAATGTGTTTGTCCGAAGTCATGAACGTTTTTGAGAACTCAGAACATTCTTCCTGTTCTGCCTTAGGATGAAACTTAGATCATAGGAGCTGGAGAATGATCCCAAAATACTTGTAGCCAAATAGGTAACTGTAGACCTAATTCAAGGTCCTCGTGGAGTGAGATCAAGTAGGGGTTTGAACCTGATAATTATACgcactcttttctctttcttccttctaacTTCAAGGTCCATCCTTTTTTGAAGAAACCATCCCCATGGATGTCAGAAATATGAATGAATTCAGGTCAGaatcttagaattttttttaactgatctGATGTTTTTTGTCCAACTGCTCcctccagtaaaaaaaaaaaaaataggttggCAGTGGAAATTTCCAGAGAAGATTTTCCTGCCTTGCCTCATAGTTGTATTATGTTATAACAGTCTAAGTTATAACTCTTCCTAAATGAACCTGCTTATTGTAAAGGACAAAAAGCACATGGACTATGTACACTGAAGGTGCATATGTCCAACCACAATGGATGGGTTTGCTGGATTCCTTGACCTCTTTTAGTTGGTGTGTTCCTCTGTTAGGAGCAGGCTGGAAGCTGGactgagctcctgctgctgccagtcaCTTGCAGTCctggacagaaaaggaaacaccagcttttcttctgtagtcCGGATACTGAGTCACCTGTGTGGTGAAAGAAAATAGCCAAAGGGCTGCTGTTCCCCAGTGTCCCAGCATGCCTGGGGATATTTCATCAGGGAATTTAAAGCTTTAAGGCTGGGGCTGGTTCAGTAGTCAGTTGCACTTAAGTTGGTGGTGCACTTGATCCCCTGGTGTCCGAGGTTCCCATCCttaagcagttttattttgcagctggtTTTAAAGACATTGGCAACATCTGGTTGTTTTACATGGGTGTTTCGTACATGTGCTGTTGGTTCAAGGCAGCGTTACTTATAGTTGGAAACTGATTGCAACTCATCTGCAGCTTCTGGTTCCAGGCCTTGACCTGGGCTGTGGTGGGACTGGAAACcgtcccactgctgctgtgcttttctgccTAATGGGTTTTTGTGGCTGCAAGATGAAGAAACCACTGTTCCCAAGTCTCCGAAGGCCAGTGGTGACCAAGGAGCATGGCTGTGGAAGCTGACTCATCACACGCTGTCCTGTATCCAACTATCTGTGGCCTTGTGGAGTGGTTCCGTGCTCTCTGCCCGCCCCAGAAGGCTTCTGGAGGCCTTCAAACAAAGCAACTTCATACAACCCTGCTGGAGCGGGCATCgcttccagcactgcagggaagaTCTGTCCCCCTCTGTGCacctttttgttgttctccCAGCTAGTTGTGCTAAGGAGTACCCAAGCTGGGAATGCTAGTTCAGGTGGGCTACCAAAGAAAGTTTTCTGCGTGCATCTAGATTGGTGCTGGGGCAGGATGCTAGTGGTCTTTGATTCACACTGGCTTGCCTTCTGCTGTGCAGGACTGGAGCGTGCAGTGCTGCCTTTCCTTGGCAGCTCACTGCAGCGCTGCTTTGCTATCCGTCTGCCATCTACGCTCACCTCTGCGAGCGCGGCTGATGCAGCTAATCTGTGCTTATCTGAATGCAGAGGCATAGCAGCAAGAGATTTCATGCAAATGTAGCATcatgcagccctgctccttctcGCAAACTATTGATTATGTGTCTGATTTGCTCTCCCCTGATAATAGGCCATAGGCAGAAGCCAATAGGGCGAGGAGGACGAAAACCTGTCATGATCATTCGATGCAGCCAGTGAGCCAATGGGAGGAGAACACCCGTGGATTGGGTTGGGAGAGAGTAAGGCTGGGGGAACTGTCTtagcaacagcagaaagcatctccttccccctcccactGTGCAACCATACTGGAAAGTTCCTGATGATGTTCCTTGATGTATTTGTCTCGCTCGTGCCAAGTTTGTACGTGATTTGTTTGACTTTGACGTGTCTGCCAGTTTACCCTTTCTCTCCAAAACCCTTTGGAGAGGATAGAAGGGcatcttttctttgtctgtccTATTGAAACCAACTAATGAGCTCAAGGTAAAGTGATCTCTTGCTGGATTCATTGCCTGTGCAAGCCCTGAGTAAGTGAGTGAGTTTTGTATTGTCTTTTTGTGGTTGGTATCTTCCTCTTGACATCTTTCCAAGACAGCTAGAGCAATGCAAAGCTGACACCTCTTGCCTTGCACAAGAATAAAGGTAAAGAATCCTTGTATGCAGTCAGGTGAATCCCTAGCCTTCAAATCCAAATTCCCTTACCAGGCAGCTGGGCTCTTTGGTCTGGGAATGGGAAGATAAGCTTTCTCCTTGGAGCCCTCCCTGTGATCTGTGGGCTGAGAGAAGTCAGTCCACAGATCACACTGCCTTACCTCTTATCTTTTATCTGCCTTACAGCAGGAActgttctttctgtctctctgcctctctcatGGTCAATCCATCATTGGTTTAACCAACCGAGAATGAAAATGGCAGTTAAATTTGTCCAAACCTTTAGAACATTTATTGAAAGCCAAACATTGGCACTTTCAGCACTCCCTTGAAAATGACCTTCATTGTCCTCCTCTCACCTGCTGCCTCCTCTGGCTCATAAGCATTCACACTTTTATCTCACTATTTGCATGCTGATAATAGACATAGATTTTGTTAGTCCTGCATCTGTCGAGACGGCGGGGACAATAATAGAAGCACCGTCGGGACCAATATATATTGGTCGTAGGAGAGTGTCCAATAATGTCTGGGTCAGGGAGCCTTTAACTGCAGTGTCAGGGAATTTAGTCAGCTGTCATCgcttcttaattaaaaatagctgaGACTCACTTACATTCCATTGCTGTGTGTTAGCTCATTTGTCATCTTGTCCTttgctctccagcagcaccccTAAACACCCTCAAAAAGGAGACAGCGGGTAGAAGTGCAGCAGGTAGGACAGCAGCTGGACAGAGAGCAGATAACCTGCGCCGTGAGCTGCTCGTTGGGTCCTGTGGGGTTTAACAGGATCCAGAGGGGATGGAGATACACTGCACCACAGTGTGCAATGTACTCTATGTGTGTATgttatgtgtgtatatataaaattagCCTCCGTGCACGCATGTGTCAGGGAATAAATCAAACGCTAACTGTCCTGAGGTTACAAAGAACTTTCCTTGGGGACAAACCAGCTcgtatttttttcatcttggcTTTCCAGCACCTTCCTCTGGTCCAGTACTCTGAAGGACAGAGTGTTTTTACAGTATGATCCACTCAGACCTTTCCTATGTACATAAGTGATTGGATTCCTTATTCCTCGCTAAATGGAATTTAGCAGTATCTGTGATTGCTATCACCTTCCAGTAGATTTCACTAATTTATTTGTGATATTCCTAGGGGGACAGGGAGATGGGAGGTTACACAGAGGttcaggagctgcagagggagaTAAATAGCATGTTGTAATACCATTACTGAACGAAAATGTAATCCCCTCCCCCTGCCCAATAAAAAAGAGTGTATTGTGATTCCAGTTAATGCTCGGAGCCAAGGGACAGTTTTGGCATCAGGAGAATTTTTCAGGCTTCCTTTTTACAAGTAAATCAGAGGTGGAAGGGCATTAGGCTGACTAACTTCCTGAACTGGAAGTTGCATCCGGACTACCATATTTAATTGTCTATGATTGACCTATCTTCCATGAGTTTTGCTAATCCATTTTTGAACTTGTTTATATATTTGGCCTCCGCATCATTGAGTGGTGATGAATCCCACCATTAAATCACATATTGTTTGAAAAAGTTCATCCAGGATGTCCTGTACAATGCTATCAATCTGTCTGGTGAGTAAATGGATGGCTGTTGCCAGGGCTTTGGACTCCATCAGCCCGATATTGGTGGTCATTCCCCAGCAGACCACGTCCATCCCTTGCCCCAGTCCTCCCATGCTTCAGCACCTgtctggggctgcaggggagcagTGTGAACTCCCACGCAGGGTAGCTCCCATGGTCCCACTACCAAGCAGTGATTTTGCTGGCCATGCAGAGTTATTGCTCTCAGGACAGTGCTCCTGCCCACGTGACTGAAGACCCAGTGATACTTGTTGGTGTTTTTGCTGAGAGTGTGTATTTCCTGTTCGGTGGAAATTCACATGCAGTTTGCAGGATGACCTGAGATTAATTTAAGTGGTTCTCTTCAATCTGATCAGTTTTCCCTGAGTCCATAGGGCAATTTGTAGGAAGAACAAGGGGAAGACACCTGATTTGACTTTATATTGTTCAGGGATTTGGGGTAATTCTGGGGGGTACTGGTTCAGGGGACCAGAAGCAACAGGTTCTGTTCATCTGAACCCTAAGTCATCGAGCTAAGGACAGACCTTCATGTTAAAGACGTTTCCAGAGTgcggtattttttttttttaaactaattaaGCTCTGATGacttcagctgtattttcagcCTCTGATTAAGGCCATGATACTAATTACACTcttgaattattaaaaatgcaaatagtcAGACCTGTGTGCAACAGCAGAATTGTGTTTCCGTGCTCCAGGACAGCAGTTGGGAATATTTGGCAGAATCCCTTGTGGTGACAAATTTTTCAtctccatgttttttttcctacggCTGCACTCCACTCGATGCAGAACTGAAGACATTAGCTGCTGGGCTAAATGTCTTGATTGCCTTGCAGCTAGGCAAGTAAGTTTGATTAAAATACAGCGAAGTTTGGGAAGGAACCTTGGGTCTCTTAACATCATGACTGTGGCATTTTCACTGAATGGGCAGCTGGGATTGAAATACCATTTAGTCCTTTGAGAGCGagtctgctgccagcagcaaaacTCTTGGAGCTGCATTTAGACTATGTACTTTGTTGTCAAAGTTCAGGAGCGTGATAAATTATTTAGGCCTCTAGCTGTCCCACCAGACCCTATCTCTGGCATCCCTGCTAAGATGCATGCACCTTTAGTTAGACATCTATACCAGGAGGTCTGGTTGTGCCCTTTCCTTCAATACaggtatttatatttttttgtggCGCTGCTAAACAGTGGGGAGTCAGAAGGATATTTTGATCTCCTTGCTGTCAACATCTCATCAGGCACCAAGAACAGAGTGATAGCCATCCCTGTGCATCAGGACATCTTTGTAACTGTGAAGAGGgctcatttcttcttcagatgGATAAGTCCTGCAGAACCACGACTAGCAGGTCTTTGGGGTCAGTTAGCAGGACTTTGGTGTGAGATGGAACGCTGTAGGCTGGGAGCTGGCTCCCCAGTGCTGCCCTATGCCTAGGCTGTGAAAGCAATTTCTATGTTTACTGTAAAAGGTTTAACTCCAAAGCCTGTAGTGATACAATGAGTACTGTCCCTGTCCGTGCCCTGGTCACTCCAGATGTGCAGCCCTTCTGGTAGAGGCAGTGGCCAGTGGGACTTGGACACATCTGTCCCTCCCCACACCCCTTTTGTGCTGCCATTAAGGAGGCTCAGCTAGAGCTGGCAGCGTTTGCAGCCAGTTTGCAGCTGGGGTATTAGAGGGAAATGGCAGTAGGCAGTCTAGTTATAACCTGCCCGGAGGGAAGTTTCTTCCTAATGCCTATTTAGGTCATAATAAagacataaattaaaaaaaggtgTGCAAGACACTATTCAAATGCACCAAGCGCCTGTCATATTGAATAAACTGGAAGTGTTACTGGTCTGAAGGTATAACTACTTATTGGAATCACTTATCAGATAAAAATACGACCCAGTGTCTTCAGTTGAGTCCAGTCAATGGCAGGCACAATGGGGAAgctatgtcatttttttccttcccctctcgAATGTCCCTTCAGCAtgttaaaacaaagaaataagtgGTCATTACTTTACCTATGACAGTTGACTTTTTTTCATCCTCCCGCTATAATGGGCTGCAGGTGTTTCACAGCCAGCCCAAGCTAATAAGGACAGACATTCTGGCTGCATGCCAAAATTATAAAACTGTccagggagagaagaaaagaaaagacaaggCGCAGGggggtgggaaggaaggaaaaagaaagcacgGGAGTCACTCCATGCTGAGATTTTGTACTTTTGTGTCTCCTGAAGTGAATACATCAGTCAGGAATCAAAGGTTTGCAAAGTCATTCAGCCCCTCCAAATTAGAAGGCGAGCCATCTGCCCGCCAGGATGGAGCTCTCCTCAAAGGCTGCAGGCCAGGGCTAATCTCGGTGGCACTGGGGTAAGCCCAAAGCATCTCCACCAGAGTTACAACCAGCTCGCCTGGCATCCCTGATTCTGGCCTGGCACATGCATCTGCCTGccagaaaagcattttggaCCCAGCCCTTTAATGTTGTATCACCACAGCGATGGGCTCCTCTGCTCCAGAGCAGATGAGGAATTGCCATAGGGTTGTCCAGTGTTAATTAGTTCTTTTTAGGCAAAAGTTGGACTCAGTGGAAGCTACGAGTAGAAGGGGCAGCCCATttggagctctgcagcctctcaCTGTCTTTGGTTTTAGCAGTGTCTTGCCATCGAGTCCCACGTGCCATAGGAAATCCCTTGTGTTTCCTGGAAGTTAGAGCAGTGATGGAAAATCGATGGGGAGGAAAGATGCTCTGTATGAG
The DNA window shown above is from Numida meleagris isolate 19003 breed g44 Domestic line chromosome 23, NumMel1.0, whole genome shotgun sequence and carries:
- the LOC110387542 gene encoding uncharacterized protein LOC110387542 yields the protein MLMTEREGINQSVLQQPSRTKGSANTGEVLSLNQTTEAAVPVRGCSFPLANSWGGSALRRRDILETGKLPLAPEWHATNFCSFFEGSIATRRALSASSRIPHRNPHPPTRGAVPQVRHITHSQPCHSQRKFVLCLLQVGREEVHIPLFLPSCCRLIQQGHSGLNSFPGLHLGKSRPEQILFYFYSFSGWFFSNQMKQSGIKGSDAR